A single region of the Branchiostoma lanceolatum isolate klBraLanc5 chromosome 1, klBraLanc5.hap2, whole genome shotgun sequence genome encodes:
- the LOC136445776 gene encoding metabotropic glutamate receptor 7-like, whose product MRYRVSLAVLLTFLAGAAAQDCRAVFAESAGTTARLGGLFRVHDPGTGDEKCGDMSLKGGEAVEAMLFAVDKLSQSNQNLVVGVTFDVQIYDTCGREDEAAKSTLELVGFAEPENINFGYDATTCPARDQVFVGVVGPSLSQSAISASEVLTPVQVPVISPTATSIELDDKEKFPHFMRTASSDKSQAQAMVELLVVLGWTYVSTVASADSYGRMGIAEFTRAAKEAGICVAVSTEVSNTASGQAYFGPILNQLITKAEDGAVGVVAFLHDFNFQRIMEVAVSEGDRAKVLTWIVSEGVGPDQTVVQGYGSHARGMVTLRPSFSVIQEFQQHMETQHAVNRRGINPWFPEYYMELNQCRINHRSIDYTARKYVRFATLEVCDSFIMSSGFNQTFVASKTIDAVYAFAYAMRAAQADLCGPNPSGLCDDMRRMTQEEFFRYLQDVYFTGLGGNTVRFDETGNVEAAYDLFNYVDTNDDGEGDTFNRTTYHH is encoded by the exons atgAGGTACAGAGTATCGTTGGCGGTGCTGCTAACGTTCCTCGCGGGTGCGGCGGCACAGGACTGCAGGGCCGTGTTCGCGGAGTCAGCGGGGACCACCGCGAGGCTGGGCGGGCTGTTCCGCGTCCACGACCCGGGGACGGGAGACGAGAAGTGCGGGGACATGTCCCTGAAAGGCGGGGAGGCCGTGGAGGCTATGCTGTTCGCCGTGGATAAACTGTCGCAGTCAAATCAAAATCTGGTTGTCGGGGTTACTTTTG ACGTCCAGATCTACGACACGTGCGGAAGAGAAGACGAGGCGGCCAAATCCACCCTGGAACTCGTGGGGTTCGCCGAGCCCGAGAACATCAACTTCGGCTACGACGCGACCACGTGCCCGGCTAGAGATCAGGTGTTCGTCG GTGTTGTGGGCCCGAGCTTGAGCCAGTCGGCCATCTCGGCGTCCGAGGTCCTGACTCCGGTCCAGGTTCCCGTCATCAGTCCCACCGCCACCAGTATAGAGCTGGACGACAAGGAGAAGTTCCCTCACTTCATGAGAACAGCCTCCTCCGACAAGAGTCAGGCACAG GCTATGGTGGAACTGCTGGTGGTTCTCGGCTGGACTTATGTGTCAACTGTGGCGTCAGCTGATAGCTACGGGAGGATGGGCATCGCAGAGTTCACTCGCGCGGCAAAG gaagccgGTATCTGCGTGGCGGTCTCCACGGAAGTGTCGAACACGGCCAGTGGGCAGGCGTACTTCGGCCCGATCCTGAACCAGCTGATCACCAAGGCCGAGGACGGGGCCGTCGGGGTGGTGGCCTTCCTACACGACTTCAACTTCCAGCGGATCATGGAGGTGGCCGTGTCAGAGGGGGACCGCGCGAAG GTGCTGACATGGATAGTATCAGAAGGCGTGGGTCCGGACCAGACCGTAGTGCAAGGGTATGGGTCTCACGCCCGGGGCATGGTCACACTCCGGCCCTCCTTCTCCGTCATCCAGGAGTTCCAACAACACATGGAGACTCAGCACGCCGTCAATCGCAG AGGAATCAACCCCTGGTTCCCTGAGTACTACATGGAACTGAACCAGTGTAGGATCAACCACAGGTCCATAGACTACACAGCCAGGAAATATGTCAG GTTTGCCACCCTGGAAGTATGCGACTCCTTCATAATGTCCAGTGGCTTCAACCAGACGTTCGTGGCCAGTAAGACCATCGACGCTGTCTACGCCTTCGCGTACGCCATGCGGGCGGCCCAGGCCGATCTGTGCGGGCCGAACCCGTCAGGGCTGTGCGATGACATGCGCCGAATGACTCAG GAGGAGTTCTTCCGGTACCTGCAGGACGTGTACTTCACAGGACTCGGTGGGAACACAGTCCGGTTTGACGAGACGGGAAACGTGGAGGCGGCGTACGATCTATTCAACTACGTGGATACGAACGACGATGGTGAAGGCGACACTTTCAACAGA ACCACGTATCATCACTGA